Proteins co-encoded in one Candidatus Ozemobacteraceae bacterium genomic window:
- a CDS encoding NAD-dependent 4,6-dehydratase LegB translates to MPIAGKRVLVTGADGFIGSHLAEELVRQGHRVRAFVLYNSFNSWGWLDRSPDDIRRELDVFAGDIRDPHGVRQAMRDCDIVFHLAALITIPYSYHSPDTYIDTNVKGTLNIVQAARELGVSRVVHTSTSEVYGTARFVPITEDHPLQPQSPYSASKIGADQIAMSFHHAFGTPVSIIRPFNTYGPRQSARAVIPTIITQIAAGKRKIKLGAVSPTRDFNYISDTVRGFLAVAESAKAVGQVINIGSNYEISIGDTARLIADVMGASIDIETDEQRLRPENSEVERLWADNRKAREMLGWEPSFAGREGLRRGIAETVAWLSKPEILTQYKIDKYNI, encoded by the coding sequence ATGCCCATCGCTGGCAAACGCGTTCTCGTCACCGGTGCCGACGGTTTCATCGGCTCGCATCTGGCCGAAGAACTGGTCAGGCAGGGCCACCGCGTGCGCGCGTTCGTGCTCTACAACTCGTTCAACAGCTGGGGCTGGCTCGATCGCTCTCCCGATGATATCAGGCGCGAACTCGACGTGTTCGCCGGCGACATCCGCGATCCTCACGGCGTGCGGCAGGCGATGCGTGACTGCGATATCGTGTTTCACCTCGCCGCCCTGATCACCATTCCGTATTCGTATCACTCGCCCGACACATATATCGATACGAATGTGAAGGGCACCCTCAACATCGTGCAGGCCGCCCGCGAACTGGGCGTTTCGCGTGTTGTTCACACGTCGACGAGCGAGGTTTACGGCACGGCCCGGTTTGTCCCGATCACCGAAGATCATCCGCTTCAGCCCCAGTCGCCCTATTCCGCCTCGAAAATCGGCGCCGACCAGATCGCGATGTCGTTCCATCACGCGTTCGGAACGCCGGTCAGCATCATCCGCCCGTTCAACACCTACGGCCCCCGCCAGTCCGCCCGCGCCGTCATCCCGACCATCATCACGCAGATCGCCGCAGGAAAACGAAAGATCAAGCTCGGTGCCGTTTCCCCGACCCGCGATTTCAATTATATTTCCGATACCGTCCGAGGCTTCCTCGCCGTTGCGGAGTCGGCAAAAGCAGTCGGCCAGGTGATAAACATCGGAAGCAACTACGAGATTTCCATCGGTGATACGGCCCGCCTCATCGCCGACGTCATGGGCGCGTCCATCGATATCGAAACCGACGAACAGCGCCTGCGCCCCGAAAACAGCGAGGTCGAACGCCTTTGGGCCGACAACAGGAAAGCGCGAGAGATGCTCGGCTGGGAACCCTCTTTCGCCGGCCGCGAAGGCCTCCGCCGCGGCATTGCCGAAACCGTCGCCTGGCTCTCGAAGCCGGAAATTCTCACCCAGTATAAAATCGATAAATACAATATCTAA
- the neuC gene encoding UDP-N-acetylglucosamine 2-epimerase: MAEKRKICVITGSRAEYGLLSPVMRAIREHPALALQIIATGAHLSADHGNTFRAIEEDGFVIDERVDLKLAGDAGAERARATGRGVSGFAEAFSRLVPDLILILGDRYEILAAATAALLMRIPIAHIAGGDVTEGAFDDAIRHCLTKLSHLHFVTSESAAARVRQLGEEPDRIIVSGSTGLDVIRLSPLLERQEVERRLDFSLRERNLLITFHPVTLGNISDERQLDELLAALDMLGPDVGLVFTAPNADPGESAIRSKIGEYRATHANACLRESLGQLLYLSTMNCCDAVVGNSSSGIYEAPSLKKPTVNIGDRQAGRERAPSVIDCPPDRTAIAQAIQKSFHLDCTGVTSPYGDGHATERIIARLSSIPDFKSLLRKHFIDLPSVFHA, from the coding sequence ATGGCAGAGAAGCGGAAAATTTGCGTCATAACAGGCTCGCGCGCAGAGTATGGCCTGCTGTCACCCGTCATGCGCGCGATACGGGAACATCCGGCCCTCGCGCTGCAAATCATCGCGACCGGCGCACATCTCAGCGCAGATCATGGCAACACCTTCCGCGCTATCGAGGAGGACGGGTTCGTCATCGACGAGCGTGTTGATCTGAAACTGGCCGGCGACGCCGGGGCTGAACGCGCCAGGGCGACGGGCAGAGGCGTTTCCGGTTTCGCGGAAGCCTTCTCCCGGCTGGTTCCCGATCTCATTCTGATCCTCGGCGATCGATACGAAATCCTCGCAGCGGCGACGGCAGCCCTGTTGATGCGTATTCCCATCGCCCACATCGCCGGCGGAGATGTCACCGAAGGCGCATTCGACGATGCGATCCGCCACTGCCTGACAAAACTTTCCCATCTCCATTTCGTGACGTCGGAGTCGGCCGCCGCGCGCGTCCGGCAGCTCGGCGAAGAACCCGACCGCATTATCGTCTCCGGAAGCACCGGCCTCGACGTCATCAGGTTGTCGCCTCTGCTGGAGCGCCAGGAGGTCGAACGCCGCCTCGACTTTTCCCTGCGCGAACGGAATCTGCTGATCACGTTCCATCCCGTCACGCTCGGCAACATATCTGACGAGCGCCAACTGGACGAACTGCTTGCCGCTCTCGACATGCTCGGCCCCGATGTCGGCCTCGTTTTCACGGCGCCAAATGCAGATCCCGGGGAATCCGCCATCCGGTCGAAGATCGGTGAATATCGTGCAACGCACGCCAACGCCTGTTTGCGCGAATCGCTCGGCCAGCTTCTGTATCTGAGCACGATGAACTGTTGCGATGCCGTCGTCGGCAACTCCTCGAGCGGCATCTACGAAGCCCCGTCTCTGAAGAAGCCGACGGTGAACATCGGCGACCGCCAGGCCGGCCGGGAGCGTGCCCCATCCGTGATAGACTGTCCTCCCGATCGCACTGCAATTGCCCAGGCCATCCAAAAGTCCTTCCACCTCGACTGCACCGGGGTGACAAGTCCCTACGGCGACGGCCACGCCACCGAACGAATCATCGCCCGCCTCTCCTCCATACCAGACTTCAAATCCCTCCTCCGCAAACATTTCATCGATCTCCCCAGTGTCTTTCATGCATGA